One region of Blattabacterium cuenoti genomic DNA includes:
- a CDS encoding ABC transporter ATP-binding protein, with protein MIQAENIYKSYGKDEVLKGVNLFVKKGKIVCILGESGSGKSTLLHILGTLEKPTIKKKIITILKINKKNVLYLLDKELSIIRNEDIGFVFQTPQLFPEFTVLENICIPGFINKNNKKKCLKKKAENLLKKLNIYKYKDSKPEELSGGQKQRLSVARALINNPKIIFADEPSGNLDMKNAESLHNFFFFLKKELKQTFLIVTHNLELSDMSDEKLKIENGILYKI; from the coding sequence ATGATTCAAGCTGAAAATATATACAAATCATATGGAAAAGATGAAGTTTTAAAAGGAGTTAATCTTTTTGTAAAAAAAGGTAAAATAGTTTGTATATTAGGAGAATCTGGATCTGGTAAAAGTACTTTATTACATATATTAGGTACTTTAGAGAAACCTACTATAAAAAAAAAAATAATAACAATTTTAAAAATTAATAAAAAAAATGTATTATATCTTTTAGATAAAGAATTATCTATCATAAGAAATGAAGATATAGGTTTTGTGTTTCAAACACCTCAATTATTTCCTGAATTTACTGTATTAGAAAATATTTGTATACCAGGATTTATAAATAAAAATAATAAAAAAAAATGTTTAAAAAAAAAAGCTGAAAATTTATTAAAAAAATTAAATATCTATAAATATAAAGATTCAAAACCAGAAGAACTATCTGGAGGACAAAAACAAAGATTATCTGTAGCAAGAGCTTTAATTAATAATCCTAAAATTATTTTTGCTGATGAACCTTCGGGAAATTTAGATATGAAAAATGCAGAAAGTTTACACAATTTTTTTTTCTTTTTAAAAAAAGAATTAAAACAAACTTTTTTAATAGTAACTCATAATTTAGAATTATCAGATATGTCTGATGAAAAATTAAAAATAGAAAATGGAATATTATACAAAATATAA
- a CDS encoding alpha/beta hydrolase, with amino-acid sequence MEYYTKYKNVLNNNLSIKYITKKSIKKNSSLFLMLHGYGSNEKDLFFFLEKDIPENFFIISLQGIYSNGINKYSWYDIDFSDEKKLIHISQAKKTIQKISFFIDEAIKEYKLKKNEVWLCGFSQGAILSYSIAFIKPNIVKKVIALSGYLENYIIPKKINKKIYYDLNFFISHGIYDTIIPIKKVKKGLKFLEKNQISYLYKEYESGHNINILNHKDLMNWIIKKNVFS; translated from the coding sequence ATGGAATATTATACAAAATATAAAAATGTATTAAACAATAATTTATCTATAAAATATATTACAAAAAAATCTATAAAAAAAAATTCTTCTCTTTTTTTAATGCTACATGGATATGGAAGTAATGAGAAAGATTTATTTTTTTTTTTAGAAAAAGATATTCCAGAAAATTTTTTTATAATTAGTCTTCAAGGAATCTATTCCAATGGAATAAATAAATATTCTTGGTATGATATAGATTTTTCTGATGAAAAAAAACTTATCCATATTTCACAAGCTAAAAAAACTATTCAAAAAATATCATTTTTTATAGATGAAGCTATAAAAGAATATAAATTAAAAAAAAATGAAGTATGGTTATGTGGGTTTAGTCAAGGAGCTATTTTAAGCTATTCTATAGCTTTTATAAAACCAAATATAGTTAAAAAAGTAATTGCTTTAAGTGGATATTTAGAAAATTATATTATACCAAAAAAAATAAATAAAAAAATTTATTATGATTTAAATTTTTTTATTTCTCATGGAATATATGATACTATTATTCCTATTAAAAAGGTAAAAAAAGGATTAAAATTTCTTGAAAAAAATCAAATATCCTATCTATATAAAGAATATGAATCTGGACATAATATAAATATTTTAAATCATAAAGATCTTATGAATTGGATTATAAAAAAAAATGTTTTTTCATAA
- the odhB gene encoding 2-oxoglutarate dehydrogenase complex dihydrolipoyllysine-residue succinyltransferase — MIIKVKVPSPGESITEVEVSSLFVKNGDYVSKGQIIAEIDSDKATLEISAEECGTITLMVKKGERIEVGETFCIINSYKKNDEIYNKNITNTHKVKNGKKKHICNNIASPASKKILNEKNISIKNVKGTGKGGRIIKEDCILFKEKNINDSIIEENTMNNRLKTITPLSSLRRKLSERLVSIKNKTATLTTFNEVDMQEIFLIRKKYKDFFQEKHGVHLGFMSFFTLSCVKALKLYPDINAMIDKEKKINFKYYDISIAISGPKGLMVPVIRNADHLSILEIEKEINRLSIRVRNNTISIDEMKGGTFTITNGGVFGSLLSTPIINPPQSAILGMHKIMERTVVINGSIKIRPMMYLALSYDHRIIDGKESVGFLINIKKIIENPMKFLMEENDKDFSKILDL; from the coding sequence ATGATAATAAAGGTGAAAGTACCTTCCCCAGGAGAATCTATAACAGAAGTAGAAGTATCATCTTTGTTTGTAAAAAACGGAGATTATGTTTCTAAAGGTCAAATAATAGCAGAAATAGATTCAGATAAGGCAACTTTGGAAATTTCTGCAGAAGAATGTGGAACTATAACCTTAATGGTAAAAAAAGGAGAAAGAATAGAAGTAGGAGAAACATTTTGTATTATTAATTCTTATAAAAAAAATGATGAGATTTATAATAAAAATATTACTAACACCCATAAAGTAAAAAATGGTAAAAAAAAACATATTTGCAATAATATAGCTTCACCAGCTTCAAAAAAAATTTTAAATGAAAAAAATATTTCTATAAAAAATGTTAAAGGAACTGGAAAAGGTGGAAGAATTATAAAAGAAGATTGTATCCTTTTTAAAGAAAAGAATATAAATGATTCTATCATAGAAGAAAATACAATGAATAATCGTTTAAAAACAATAACTCCACTTTCTTCTTTAAGAAGAAAACTTTCAGAAAGATTAGTTTCTATAAAAAATAAAACAGCTACATTAACTACATTTAATGAAGTAGATATGCAAGAAATTTTTTTAATAAGAAAAAAGTATAAGGATTTTTTTCAAGAAAAACATGGAGTTCATTTAGGATTTATGTCTTTTTTTACTCTTTCTTGTGTTAAAGCTTTAAAACTTTATCCAGATATAAATGCTATGATTGATAAAGAAAAAAAAATTAATTTTAAATATTATGATATTAGTATTGCTATATCTGGTCCTAAAGGATTAATGGTTCCTGTAATAAGAAATGCAGATCATTTATCTATTTTAGAAATAGAAAAAGAAATAAATAGATTATCAATACGTGTTAGAAATAATACAATTTCTATTGATGAAATGAAAGGAGGTACTTTTACTATTACTAATGGTGGAGTTTTTGGATCTTTATTATCTACTCCAATTATAAATCCACCACAAAGTGCTATTTTAGGAATGCATAAAATTATGGAAAGAACTGTAGTTATTAATGGTTCTATTAAAATACGTCCTATGATGTACTTAGCTTTATCCTATGATCATAGAATAATTGATGGAAAAGAATCTGTTGGTTTTTTAATTAATATAAAAAAAATTATAGAAAATCCAATGAAATTTTTAATGGAAGAAAATGATAAAGATTTTTCCAAAATATTAGATTTATAA
- a CDS encoding AAA family ATPase, translating to MMNKITFVNYMLSDKYTPLKWNDVIGQKDIIINLKKAIEKNCLSQILFFIGPKGVGKNTCARILANELKYNSKLETFHIFEIHKILNNNSEDKIINQVKSISNNKNINIFIINDLNLFSQYFSNFILKFIKEKHSHILFIFCATEENKIPELILSRSQVYEFKSISIKEIFFHLKMIADKENVEIENEALFVLSQYVEGSLSKAIFIFDKFFLNKKKLTKNMIMKKLGLIDLKYYFEIVDYLLNKKMHKILITLDEIFQEKIDFYNLLIGFINHFRNLFLSKNSDTISILKFNKKTIQSYIEQSKKISYLFLVNILNICIRWEKEYNNKKLNKNCRLIIEIYLIQLYHLFSNNKEKKESKEILSSLQEEEKISFLQKNWIQFIQNFSEKVDPIYLDFFKKKIQFQIKKNKIFLIIPYELENKEFLLIQNHFEKYLKNKLNCPNLEFKRISKESNESQIKEYNFLYKKNKFVGTLVKRLNLKISPIQGEKKTL from the coding sequence ATGATGAACAAAATAACTTTTGTTAATTATATGTTATCTGATAAATATACTCCATTGAAATGGAATGATGTAATAGGACAAAAAGATATTATTATTAATTTAAAAAAAGCAATAGAAAAAAATTGTTTATCTCAAATATTATTTTTTATTGGACCTAAAGGAGTAGGAAAGAATACATGTGCACGTATTTTAGCAAATGAATTAAAATACAATTCTAAATTAGAAACATTTCATATATTTGAAATTCATAAAATTTTAAATAATAATTCAGAGGATAAAATAATAAACCAAGTTAAATCTATTTCTAATAATAAAAATATTAATATTTTTATTATTAATGATTTAAATTTATTTTCTCAATATTTTTCAAATTTTATTTTAAAATTTATAAAAGAAAAACATTCACATATATTATTTATTTTTTGCGCAACAGAAGAAAATAAAATACCAGAATTAATTTTATCACGTTCTCAGGTTTATGAATTTAAAAGTATTTCTATAAAAGAAATTTTTTTTCATTTAAAAATGATTGCTGATAAAGAAAATGTAGAAATAGAAAATGAAGCTTTATTTGTATTATCTCAATATGTAGAAGGATCTCTTAGTAAAGCTATTTTTATTTTTGATAAGTTTTTTTTGAATAAAAAAAAATTAACTAAAAATATGATAATGAAAAAATTAGGATTAATTGATTTAAAATATTATTTTGAAATAGTAGATTATCTTTTAAATAAAAAAATGCATAAAATATTAATTACTTTGGATGAAATTTTTCAAGAAAAAATAGATTTTTATAACTTATTAATTGGTTTTATTAATCATTTTAGAAATTTATTTTTATCTAAAAATTCAGATACAATTTCTATTTTAAAATTTAATAAAAAAACAATACAATCTTATATTGAACAATCAAAAAAAATATCTTATTTATTTTTAGTTAATATTTTAAATATTTGTATTCGTTGGGAAAAAGAATATAATAATAAAAAATTAAATAAAAATTGTAGATTAATAATAGAAATATATTTAATTCAATTGTATCATTTATTTTCAAATAATAAAGAAAAAAAAGAATCAAAAGAAATTCTTTCTTCTTTGCAAGAAGAAGAAAAAATTTCTTTTTTACAAAAAAATTGGATACAATTTATACAAAATTTTTCTGAAAAAGTAGATCCTATTTATTTAGATTTTTTCAAAAAAAAAATACAATTTCAGATAAAAAAAAATAAAATATTTTTAATTATTCCCTATGAATTAGAAAATAAAGAATTTTTATTAATTCAAAATCATTTTGAAAAATACTTAAAAAATAAATTAAATTGTCCTAACCTAGAATTTAAAAGAATAAGTAAAGAATCAAATGAATCCCAAATAAAGGAATACAACTTTTTATATAAAAAAAATAAGTTTGTAGGAACTTTAGTAAAACGATTAAATCTAAAAATATCTCCTATACAAGGAGAAAAAAAAACTTTATGA
- the sucC gene encoding ADP-forming succinate--CoA ligase subunit beta, with translation MNLYEFQGREILSSFSIKIPEGILVSSPEEAVKAAKKLFKKSKKKSLVIKAQIHAGGRGKSGGIKVVKTLDEVYEISKNILGKFLVTPQTSKRGKLVKKILLSEDVYPSNSINTPIEYYLSILVDRDIEKNIILYSKEGGINIEEISKKSPYKIYREEINPILGLQLFQARKIGFKLGIKNESLKNFIHFLMHLYKAYKACDALLLEINPLIKTFDNKIIPIDIKIILDDNALFRHKEYISFYQDDIDPIEKEAIDAKLNFLKLEGNVGCMVNGAGLAMATMDMIKSCGGSPANFLDIGGSADKIRVEKAFCIILKDKSVKTVLINIFGGIVRCDTVAEGIINSYSKINFFLKKIPIVVRLQGTNEKIAKKMLNKSLLPIYSTDTLKKAAYKIKEILSIG, from the coding sequence ATGAATTTATACGAATTTCAAGGTAGAGAAATATTAAGTTCTTTTTCAATTAAAATTCCAGAAGGTATTCTTGTTTCTTCTCCAGAAGAAGCTGTAAAAGCTGCAAAAAAACTTTTTAAAAAAAGCAAAAAAAAATCTTTAGTAATTAAAGCTCAAATACATGCAGGTGGACGAGGAAAATCTGGAGGAATTAAAGTGGTAAAAACTTTAGATGAGGTTTATGAAATTTCAAAAAATATTTTGGGGAAATTTCTTGTGACCCCACAAACCTCTAAAAGAGGTAAATTAGTTAAAAAAATATTATTATCTGAAGATGTTTATCCTTCAAATTCTATTAATACTCCTATAGAGTATTATTTATCTATATTAGTAGATCGTGATATAGAAAAAAATATCATTCTTTATTCTAAAGAAGGTGGAATCAATATAGAAGAAATTTCAAAAAAAAGTCCATATAAAATATATAGAGAAGAAATAAATCCTATATTAGGACTGCAATTATTTCAAGCTAGAAAAATAGGTTTTAAATTAGGAATTAAAAATGAATCCTTAAAAAATTTTATTCATTTTTTAATGCATTTATATAAAGCTTATAAAGCTTGTGATGCTTTATTATTGGAAATAAATCCTTTAATTAAAACATTTGATAATAAAATCATTCCAATAGATATAAAAATAATATTAGACGATAATGCTTTGTTTCGTCATAAAGAATATATATCATTTTATCAAGATGATATAGATCCTATTGAAAAAGAAGCTATTGACGCTAAATTAAATTTTTTAAAGTTAGAAGGGAATGTAGGATGTATGGTTAATGGAGCTGGTTTAGCTATGGCTACTATGGATATGATTAAATCTTGTGGAGGTTCTCCTGCTAATTTTTTAGATATAGGAGGTTCAGCAGATAAAATACGTGTAGAAAAAGCATTTTGTATTATTTTAAAAGATAAATCTGTTAAAACTGTATTAATAAATATATTTGGAGGTATAGTACGTTGTGATACAGTAGCAGAAGGTATAATTAATTCATATTCTAAAATTAATTTTTTTTTAAAAAAAATACCAATAGTTGTTCGTTTACAAGGTACAAATGAAAAAATAGCAAAAAAAATGCTTAATAAAAGTTTATTGCCTATTTATTCTACTGATACTTTAAAAAAAGCAGCTTATAAAATTAAAGAAATTTTGTCTATTGGTTAG
- a CDS encoding 2-oxoglutarate dehydrogenase E1 component yields MSDRYSFLNSIQYIESLYDKYKKDPNLVEPSWSAFFHGFDFRKETYNEELKNNNVFNNKVKKEFSVLNLIHAYREKGHLFTNTNPIKEKRKYFPYLDFRNFGLSEKELDLCFEVGNLIGIGKTSLRNIIKYLKNIYCNSIGIEYMHISDSNKIEWIEKWFQREKFKFSTEEKKFFLKKLNEALSFENFIHTKFIGQKRFSIEGNESTLPALEEMIEYASNKYFTENFVIGMSHRGRLNLLSNFFHKDYHQIFSEFQGKEYEDKNFSGDVKYHLGFSKIRKSRKGQYVKLILVPNPSHLESVDSIVEGITRAKIDINYNKNIHSKKIIPVLIHGDAALSGQGIVYEVVQLSKLKGYSTGGTIHIVINNQIGFTTNYTEGRSSIYCTDIAKVILSPVLHVNADNIESVIKSVYFAVDFRMRYHEDIFIDLLGYRKYGHNEGDEPRFTQPTLYKVISKHTNSYKLYKNKLEKEGIINNNEVINMEKKYENDLLKGYNKAKNIKCNSFLELEEDEWKNFPIVSNDENIFKEVDTRLPIEKIVKISNKIFSIPKDKKFFRKTEYIFQKRMEMIHKNLLDWGMAELIAYGTILDEGNPIRLSGEDVARGTFSQRHAVIKTEEEEEIILLNQIRTGQAKIQVYNSPLSEYGVLGFDYGYAMFTPNVLTLWEAQFGDFVNGGQIIIDQYISSGENKWKIKNGIVLLLPHGYEGQGPEHSSARIERYLQLCANNNLFLVNCTTPSNFYHLLRRQLKLNYRKPLIVFTPKSLLRNKKCLSTIDNLSQDIFQEIFDDISVIDSNKIEKIIFCSGKIYYDLLNRKESIKDEKTALIRIEQIYPLRIEKIKKLLIKYKNKKEIFWVQEEPENMGLWSFILRKIGHIIPFKLISPSENSSPSTGSYQDFLKIQNKILVQSFL; encoded by the coding sequence ATGAGTGATAGATATTCTTTTCTAAATTCAATCCAATATATAGAATCTCTTTATGATAAATATAAAAAGGATCCTAATTTAGTAGAACCTAGTTGGAGTGCTTTTTTTCACGGATTTGATTTTAGAAAAGAAACATATAATGAAGAATTAAAAAATAATAACGTTTTTAATAACAAAGTGAAAAAAGAATTTTCAGTATTAAATTTAATTCATGCTTATAGAGAAAAAGGACATTTATTTACTAATACAAATCCTATTAAAGAAAAAAGAAAATATTTTCCTTATTTGGATTTTAGAAATTTTGGATTATCTGAAAAAGAATTAGATTTATGTTTTGAAGTTGGAAACTTAATAGGAATAGGAAAAACTTCTTTAAGAAATATAATTAAATATTTAAAAAATATTTATTGTAATTCTATAGGAATAGAATATATGCATATTTCAGATTCTAATAAAATAGAATGGATTGAAAAATGGTTTCAAAGAGAAAAATTTAAATTTTCTACAGAAGAAAAAAAATTTTTTTTAAAAAAATTAAATGAAGCATTATCTTTTGAAAATTTTATTCATACCAAATTTATAGGTCAAAAAAGATTTTCTATAGAAGGAAATGAGTCTACACTTCCTGCATTAGAAGAAATGATAGAATATGCATCTAATAAATATTTTACTGAAAATTTTGTAATTGGAATGTCTCATAGAGGACGTTTAAATCTATTATCTAATTTTTTTCATAAAGATTATCATCAAATATTTAGTGAATTTCAGGGAAAAGAATATGAAGATAAAAATTTTTCTGGAGATGTTAAATATCATTTAGGCTTTTCTAAAATAAGAAAAAGTCGTAAAGGACAATATGTTAAACTTATTTTAGTACCTAATCCATCTCATTTAGAATCTGTAGATTCTATTGTAGAAGGTATTACACGTGCAAAAATAGATATAAATTATAATAAAAATATACATTCTAAAAAAATTATTCCTGTTCTTATTCATGGAGATGCAGCTTTATCTGGACAAGGGATTGTATATGAAGTTGTTCAATTATCTAAACTAAAAGGATATAGTACAGGTGGGACAATTCATATTGTTATTAATAATCAAATAGGATTTACTACAAATTATACAGAAGGTCGTTCCAGTATTTATTGTACTGATATAGCAAAAGTTATTCTTTCTCCTGTATTACATGTAAATGCGGACAATATAGAATCTGTTATAAAATCTGTTTATTTTGCTGTTGATTTTAGAATGCGTTACCACGAAGATATTTTTATAGATTTACTTGGATATAGAAAATATGGACATAATGAAGGAGATGAACCTCGCTTTACTCAACCTACTTTATATAAAGTTATTTCAAAACATACTAATTCTTACAAATTATATAAAAATAAATTAGAAAAAGAAGGAATTATTAATAATAATGAAGTAATAAATATGGAAAAAAAATATGAAAATGACCTTCTTAAAGGATATAATAAAGCTAAAAATATTAAATGTAATTCTTTTTTAGAATTAGAAGAAGATGAATGGAAAAATTTTCCTATAGTATCTAATGATGAAAATATTTTTAAAGAAGTAGATACACGATTGCCAATAGAAAAAATTGTAAAAATTTCTAATAAGATTTTTTCTATTCCAAAGGATAAAAAATTTTTTAGAAAAACTGAATATATTTTTCAAAAAAGAATGGAAATGATTCATAAAAATTTATTGGATTGGGGAATGGCTGAATTAATAGCTTATGGAACTATTCTAGATGAAGGTAATCCTATTCGTTTATCAGGAGAAGATGTAGCAAGAGGTACTTTTTCTCAACGTCATGCTGTTATAAAAACAGAAGAAGAAGAGGAGATTATTCTTCTTAATCAAATACGTACAGGACAAGCAAAAATACAAGTGTATAATTCTCCTCTTTCAGAATATGGAGTTTTAGGTTTTGATTATGGATATGCTATGTTTACTCCTAATGTATTAACATTGTGGGAAGCACAATTTGGAGATTTTGTAAATGGAGGACAAATTATAATAGATCAATATATTTCCTCTGGAGAAAATAAATGGAAAATTAAAAATGGCATTGTATTATTATTGCCTCATGGATATGAAGGACAAGGACCTGAACATTCTTCTGCTCGTATAGAACGTTATTTACAACTTTGTGCTAATAATAATTTATTCTTGGTTAATTGTACTACTCCATCCAATTTTTATCATCTTTTGAGAAGACAATTAAAATTAAATTATAGAAAACCTCTTATAGTTTTTACTCCAAAAAGTTTACTTAGAAATAAAAAATGTTTATCAACAATTGATAATCTTTCTCAAGATATTTTTCAAGAAATTTTTGATGATATTTCTGTTATAGATTCTAATAAAATAGAAAAAATCATTTTTTGTTCTGGAAAAATATATTATGATTTACTAAATAGAAAAGAATCTATTAAAGATGAAAAAACAGCATTAATTCGTATAGAACAAATATATCCATTAAGAATAGAAAAAATAAAAAAATTACTTATAAAGTATAAAAATAAAAAAGAAATTTTTTGGGTACAAGAAGAACCAGAAAATATGGGATTGTGGAGTTTTATTTTAAGAAAAATAGGACATATAATTCCTTTTAAATTAATATCTCCATCTGAAAACTCTAGTCCATCTACAGGATCTTATCAAGATTTTTTAAAAATTCAAAATAAAATATTAGTGCAATCTTTCCTTTAA
- a CDS encoding endonuclease III domain-containing protein encodes MNFFTKKIKIIERILDFLYPNPIKTLYYINDYTLLIAIILTSKSKEQKVNEITKKLFKIIKEPKDIVNLSLKNLKFFIKSIGLYNIKSKNIYDLSIILIKKYNGIIPNNILELESFPGVGHKTASVFLSITNNYVFPVDTHIHRMMYRWKLSNGKNVKNTEKDAKRIFNKKNWKKLHFQIILYGKEYSPSKNWNLKKDIIYQELINNNLLNVKMEDHQNHQKIKTKV; translated from the coding sequence ATGAATTTTTTTACAAAAAAAATAAAAATTATTGAAAGAATATTGGATTTTTTGTATCCTAATCCAATCAAAACATTATATTATATTAATGATTATACTTTATTGATAGCTATAATACTTACTTCTAAAAGCAAAGAACAAAAAGTAAATGAAATCACAAAAAAATTATTTAAAATAATAAAAGAACCTAAAGATATTGTTAATTTATCTCTTAAAAATTTAAAATTTTTTATAAAAAGTATAGGTTTATATAATATAAAGTCTAAAAATATTTATGATTTATCTATCATTTTAATAAAAAAATATAATGGAATAATTCCAAATAATATTCTAGAACTAGAATCTTTTCCTGGAGTAGGACATAAAACAGCATCTGTTTTTTTATCTATAACTAATAATTATGTTTTTCCTGTAGATACTCATATTCACAGAATGATGTATAGATGGAAATTGAGCAATGGAAAAAATGTAAAAAATACGGAAAAAGATGCTAAACGTATTTTCAATAAAAAAAATTGGAAAAAATTACATTTTCAAATTATTTTATATGGTAAAGAATATTCTCCATCAAAAAATTGGAATCTTAAAAAAGATATAATATACCAAGAATTAATAAATAATAATTTATTAAATGTTAAAATGGAAGATCATCAAAATCATCAGAAGATAAAGACGAAGGTATAA
- a CDS encoding ATP-dependent Clp protease ATP-binding subunit produces MIHNYSSNNIKKFFFSSTYSDEDIESDSSTSSYDDGSGGSETGYGYYGGASIRKSKTPVLDNFGRDLNAIAIEGKLDPVVGRDKEVERVSQILSRRKKNNPLLIGEPGVGKSAIAEGLALRIVQKKVSRVLYNKKVIVLDLASLVAGTKYRGQFEERIKAIINESEKNTGLIFFIDEIHTMIGAGGTTGSLDASNIFKPALARGYIQCIGATTFNEYRQYIEKDGALERRFQKIIVHPSSEKETIEILKKIKVKYETHHNVIYTEKAIKSCVYLTERYIVDRFLPDKAIDALDESGSRVHIKNIKVPQEIVLLEKELENIRKEKSKVVKSQKYEEAARLRDTEKGIEKQLIKAQNEWEESSKKNKEIVSEENVEEVVSMMSGVPVNRIAMAEMKKLNQMMDKLKKKIVGQDEAVDKIVKAVQRNRTGLKDPNSPIGSFIFLGQTGVGKTYLAKVFSKELFDSEESLIRIDMSEYMEKFSVSRLIGAPPGYVGYEEGGQLTEIIRRKPYSVILLDEIEKAHNEVFNILLQILDYGSVTDSLGRKINFKNTVIIFTSNTGTKQLKEFGKGIGFNTKARRSNNYIKNVFEQAIKRTFSPEFLNRIDDVVIFNSLKKEDILKITHIELEKIKLHMFNLGYKVILLSEVKNFIQKKGFDNEYGARPLKKVIEKFIKNPISECIINGKLKKGDKIYLKINEKKNNIEVIIQ; encoded by the coding sequence ATGATTCATAATTATTCATCAAATAATATTAAAAAATTTTTTTTCTCTTCTACTTATTCAGATGAAGATATAGAAAGTGATAGTTCTACTTCTTCTTATGATGATGGATCTGGAGGTAGTGAAACAGGTTATGGTTATTATGGAGGAGCTTCAATAAGAAAAAGTAAAACACCTGTATTAGATAATTTTGGAAGAGATTTAAATGCTATAGCTATAGAAGGAAAATTAGATCCTGTAGTAGGAAGGGATAAGGAAGTAGAACGAGTTTCTCAAATATTGAGTCGTAGAAAAAAAAATAATCCACTTCTTATAGGAGAACCCGGAGTTGGAAAATCTGCTATAGCAGAAGGGTTAGCTTTAAGAATTGTTCAAAAAAAAGTTTCTAGAGTTTTATATAATAAAAAAGTTATTGTATTAGATTTAGCTAGTTTAGTTGCTGGTACTAAATATAGAGGTCAATTTGAAGAAAGAATAAAAGCAATAATAAACGAATCAGAAAAAAATACAGGATTAATTTTTTTCATAGATGAAATACATACTATGATTGGAGCAGGAGGGACAACAGGATCTTTAGATGCTTCTAATATATTTAAACCTGCTTTAGCAAGAGGATATATACAATGTATAGGAGCTACTACATTCAATGAGTATAGACAATATATAGAAAAAGATGGAGCTTTAGAAAGAAGATTTCAAAAAATAATAGTACATCCATCTTCAGAAAAAGAAACTATTGAAATATTAAAAAAAATAAAAGTAAAATATGAAACTCATCATAATGTTATCTATACTGAAAAAGCTATAAAATCTTGTGTATATCTAACTGAACGATATATTGTAGATCGTTTTTTACCAGATAAAGCTATTGATGCTTTAGATGAGTCTGGATCACGTGTTCATATTAAAAATATAAAAGTTCCACAAGAAATAGTTCTTTTAGAAAAAGAGTTAGAAAATATTCGTAAAGAAAAATCTAAAGTAGTTAAAAGTCAAAAATATGAAGAAGCAGCACGTTTACGTGATACTGAAAAAGGAATAGAAAAACAATTAATAAAAGCTCAAAATGAATGGGAAGAATCATCAAAAAAAAATAAAGAAATAGTTTCTGAAGAAAATGTTGAAGAGGTTGTATCTATGATGAGCGGAGTTCCAGTTAATAGAATAGCTATGGCTGAAATGAAAAAGTTAAATCAAATGATGGATAAATTGAAAAAAAAAATAGTGGGTCAAGATGAAGCTGTAGACAAAATAGTGAAAGCAGTACAAAGAAATAGAACTGGATTAAAAGATCCTAATTCTCCTATAGGATCTTTTATTTTTTTAGGACAAACAGGAGTAGGTAAAACCTATTTAGCAAAAGTTTTTTCAAAAGAATTATTTGATTCAGAAGAATCATTAATACGTATAGATATGAGTGAATATATGGAGAAATTTTCTGTATCTAGATTAATAGGAGCTCCTCCAGGTTATGTTGGTTATGAAGAAGGAGGACAATTAACAGAAATTATACGTCGTAAACCTTATTCCGTTATATTGTTAGATGAAATAGAAAAGGCACATAACGAAGTATTTAATATATTATTACAAATATTGGATTACGGATCTGTAACAGATAGTCTTGGTAGAAAAATAAATTTTAAAAATACTGTAATTATTTTCACTTCAAATACAGGGACAAAACAATTAAAAGAATTTGGTAAAGGTATAGGTTTTAATACAAAAGCAAGAAGATCAAATAATTATATTAAAAATGTATTTGAACAGGCTATAAAACGAACTTTTTCTCCTGAATTTTTAAATAGAATAGATGATGTTGTTATTTTTAATTCTTTAAAAAAAGAAGATATATTAAAAATAACTCATATAGAATTAGAAAAAATAAAACTTCATATGTTTAATTTGGGATATAAAGTAATTTTACTTTCTGAAGTAAAAAATTTTATTCAAAAAAAAGGATTTGATAATGAATATGGAGCACGTCCTTTAAAAAAAGTTATAGAAAAATTTATAAAAAATCCTATATCTGAATGTATAATCAATGGAAAATTAAAAAAAGGAGATAAAATTTATCTAAAAATAAATGAAAAAAAAAATAATATAGAAGTTATTATTCAATAA